CGTTCACCCGCGTGTTCGTCGTCGCGCTCGGGTCCGGCAAGTGCTTGAAACGCCTCCGCACTGGGTTTCCACGTGCCGCTCATGCGATGGGCGATGAGGTCGGTGGCAAGCGCCGACCACTGGGCCAGTGCCTGTACCACCAGCCGTTGCGACACGCCGACGCGCAGCGACCCGGTGAGCAGCTTGTTGACGAGGAAGATCTGTTCCTTCGGGGTGGACCGCCACCACTCGCGCAGCATGGCGATCCGCTCGCCGGCCTCCAGCTTGCCCAGCGAGGGCAGGCGCGCCTCCATCCATACGTGCAGGGCGGTGTCCTCGTTCTCGTCGTCGTCGGTACCGGGCAACATCAGCGCGATGGTCTCGGCCAGGTCGCCGACGTGCTGGTAGCTGTCGTCGATCAGCCAGTCGGCATACCCGGTTTCGATGGCCAGCGCGGTGCGCATCTCGGTCGAGCTGGCGGTGCGCTTCAGCTTGCCGCCGCCCAGCACGTATACCGCCCACGCCGCGTCTTCCGCCGGTGCATCGGCGAAGTACGTCGCCATCGCCTCGCGCTTGGCGGTGGTGGACGCCGTCCGGTCCAGCGCCTCGAACAACCGGGCGAAGCGGCGCATCAGTCGCCTTCCTCGCTACTGCGCTCGTCGGGCATGCTGCCGCCCAGCGAACGCAGCGCACGGGCGTCGTGGCCCTTGTCGCGCAGGTAATGGATCAACGCCTCGCCGTCGCCGTGGGTCACGTAGATACGCTTCGCGCCGCAGTCCTCGACACTGCGGATCAGGCCGGGCCAGTCGGCGTGATCGGACACGATGAAGCCGCGATCGTAGCCGCGACGGCGACGCGCCCCGCGCACCTGCATCCACCCCGAGGCGAACCCGGTCGATGCCTTGCCGAAGCGTTTCATCCAGGGTGCGCCGGCCGCGGAGGGAGGCGCCATGACCAGTTCACCCGCGAAGTCGCGACCCTTGGCCGAGTCGCTCACGGGTTGGGTAGGCACCATGCGGATACCCGCATCGCGATACGCCTCGACCAGTCGCACCATGGCGCCGTGCAGGTGCACGGTGCGATCCGTACGCAGGGCCAGTTCGGCCAGGATGCGCTGGGCCTTGCCCAGGGCGTAGCAGAACAGCACCGCGGGCACGCCGCGTGCCGCGCACTCGTCCAGCCAGGCCAGCATGTCGTCGATGACGCGGGACATCGGTGGCCAGCGGTAGATCGGCAGGCCGAAGGTGGATTCGGTGACGAATATGTCGCACGGCACCGGCTCGAACGGCACGCAGGTCGGGTCGGGATCGCGCTTGTAGTCGCCGGAGACTACCGCGACCAAGTCGGGCGTCTCGATGCGGATCTGCGCGGCGCCCAGCACGTGGCCCGACGGATGCAGCGAAATCACCGTGTTGCCGAGCGTGAAACGCTCACCGTAGGCATATTCCTGGATGACCGAGGCGGCACCGAGCCGCTCACGCATCAA
This DNA window, taken from Luteibacter sp. 9135, encodes the following:
- a CDS encoding ligase-associated DNA damage response exonuclease, whose product is MDSDVLLPRPQGLYCPAGDFYIDPMQPVPRAVVTHAHGDHARSGSGLYHVARAGGGLMRERLGAASVIQEYAYGERFTLGNTVISLHPSGHVLGAAQIRIETPDLVAVVSGDYKRDPDPTCVPFEPVPCDIFVTESTFGLPIYRWPPMSRVIDDMLAWLDECAARGVPAVLFCYALGKAQRILAELALRTDRTVHLHGAMVRLVEAYRDAGIRMVPTQPVSDSAKGRDFAGELVMAPPSAAGAPWMKRFGKASTGFASGWMQVRGARRRRGYDRGFIVSDHADWPGLIRSVEDCGAKRIYVTHGDGEALIHYLRDKGHDARALRSLGGSMPDERSSEEGD